From Hydrogenobacter sp., a single genomic window includes:
- the acpP gene encoding acyl carrier protein — MDLEQKVKEIIADQLGVEVEKLNPEAKFVEDLGADSLDVVELIMAFEEEFGIEIPDEDAEKIRTVGDVLNYLKEKVKKD, encoded by the coding sequence ATGGATCTGGAACAGAAGGTTAAGGAGATTATAGCCGATCAGCTCGGTGTAGAGGTGGAAAAACTTAATCCTGAAGCTAAGTTTGTTGAAGATCTCGGAGCTGATTCTCTTGACGTAGTTGAGCTTATAATGGCTTTTGAAGAAGAGTTCGGTATTGAAATACCTGACGAAGATGCGGAAAAGATAAGAACTGTAGGGGATGTGCTTAACTACCTTAAGGAGAAAGTAAAGAAGGACTGA
- a CDS encoding N-glycosylase/DNA lyase translates to MFEDIERAIKLVESYVKKRVEEFRKLRDVGITHYDFRPFLDVDLEADVFSELCFCILTANSSASVGIRLQKEIGIEGFKSMSLEELTDVISRHGHRFARQRAERIVKARKVFEDVMELLRSARSGREIRELLSDACSKYKVEGFGLKEASHFLRNTGFDDVAIIDRHVLRYLKEKGLIPDQKTLTRRIYLIAEERLQEVCSQLGLTQAELDLYIFYIKTKKVLK, encoded by the coding sequence GTGTTTGAAGATATAGAACGAGCTATAAAATTGGTAGAAAGCTATGTAAAAAAAAGGGTAGAGGAATTCAGAAAGCTAAGAGATGTGGGTATAACCCACTATGACTTTAGACCTTTTCTTGATGTTGATCTTGAAGCGGACGTATTTTCTGAGCTTTGCTTTTGTATACTGACAGCAAATTCTTCTGCAAGTGTTGGCATACGCCTCCAGAAAGAGATAGGTATAGAAGGTTTTAAAAGTATGAGCCTTGAAGAGCTAACAGATGTAATATCAAGGCACGGGCATAGGTTCGCAAGACAGAGAGCCGAAAGGATAGTAAAAGCGAGGAAAGTTTTTGAAGATGTTATGGAACTTTTGCGTAGCGCAAGAAGCGGTAGAGAGATAAGAGAACTTCTCAGCGATGCGTGTTCCAAGTATAAGGTTGAAGGTTTCGGTCTTAAAGAAGCTTCTCACTTTTTGAGAAATACGGGCTTTGACGATGTTGCCATAATAGACAGGCATGTTTTGAGATACCTAAAAGAAAAGGGACTCATACCTGACCAGAAAACGTTGACGAGAAGAATTTACCTAATTGCCGAGGAAAGGTTACAGGAAGTGTGTTCTCAACTCGGACTCACTCAAGCTGAGCTTGATCTTTATATTTTTTACATAAAGACCAAGAAAGTTCTCAAGTGA
- a CDS encoding toprim domain-containing protein, producing the protein MREALINFVKELRDASKDKAIIVEGKRDRESLEMLGIRNVFTLGGKRFRDLPDLLESFSEVIPLFDLDPHGERINRKIKDILSSQGYILIEDFRDRMRELNLLFVEELYEKVRGVDSGSGTRQIDKTKPAPP; encoded by the coding sequence ATGAGAGAAGCTTTAATTAATTTTGTAAAGGAACTGAGAGATGCGTCTAAAGACAAAGCGATCATTGTTGAAGGCAAAAGGGATAGGGAATCCCTTGAGATGTTAGGGATAAGAAACGTATTTACGCTCGGTGGAAAAAGGTTTAGGGATCTTCCCGACCTACTTGAAAGCTTTTCTGAAGTTATACCTCTCTTTGACCTTGATCCGCACGGTGAGAGAATAAACAGGAAGATAAAGGACATTTTATCCTCTCAGGGTTATATTTTAATAGAGGACTTCAGAGATAGAATGAGAGAACTTAATCTTCTTTTTGTGGAGGAGCTTTATGAAAAGGTCAGAGGTGTTGACAGCGGTTCTGGTACAAGACAGATTGATAAGACTAAACCTGCGCCTCCTTGA
- a CDS encoding efflux RND transporter periplasmic adaptor subunit — protein MLRKISFFLTILIIFLGIFWFYLHRKGNRESEFKLERVSRGDIISKVSATGTINPVATVIVGSQVSGKIVAIYADYNSRVKRGQVLAEIDPSLFEAQVQQSRASLETAKANLEKEKRNMQVLMANLENAQAMLEKAKRDFQRAKYLYEENLLSESDMDSAKQTYESALANVESIKSQIKAQEFAIKAAEGQLMQSLASLKNAETNLRYTKIVSPVDGVVVTRNVEVGQTVAASFQTPTLFLIAKDLSKMQVEATVSEADISKIREGQEAEFTVDAYPGRIFMGRVSQVRLSPVSVQNVVTYTVIIPVDNTHMLLRPGMTANVSFLVAKRRNVLRVPNVALRIRIGGERQKGAGVWVLRDNRPVRVPIKTGISDGTYTEVVSGDLKEGDEVIVGLREEKRGTTAPRFF, from the coding sequence ATGTTAAGAAAAATATCCTTTTTTCTTACTATACTTATCATCTTCTTGGGCATCTTTTGGTTTTACCTACACAGAAAGGGAAATAGGGAAAGTGAATTTAAACTGGAAAGGGTTTCGCGCGGAGACATAATCTCTAAGGTTTCTGCTACAGGGACTATAAATCCTGTGGCTACAGTTATAGTAGGATCTCAAGTTTCTGGAAAGATAGTTGCCATATACGCGGACTACAACTCCCGTGTCAAAAGGGGTCAGGTGCTTGCGGAGATTGACCCTTCCCTTTTTGAGGCACAGGTTCAGCAAAGCAGAGCCTCCTTAGAGACCGCAAAAGCTAACCTTGAGAAAGAAAAAAGAAACATGCAAGTTCTTATGGCAAATTTGGAAAATGCACAAGCTATGCTGGAAAAAGCAAAAAGGGACTTTCAGAGGGCTAAATACCTTTATGAGGAAAACTTACTTTCTGAGAGTGATATGGACAGTGCAAAGCAAACTTATGAGAGTGCATTGGCAAATGTGGAATCCATAAAGTCTCAAATAAAAGCTCAAGAGTTTGCTATAAAAGCTGCGGAAGGTCAGCTTATGCAGTCTCTGGCAAGCTTGAAAAACGCAGAGACTAACCTCAGATACACCAAGATAGTTTCTCCAGTTGACGGTGTTGTGGTAACCAGAAACGTAGAAGTAGGGCAGACGGTGGCTGCGAGCTTTCAAACACCTACGCTTTTCCTGATAGCGAAAGACCTTTCCAAGATGCAAGTAGAGGCTACAGTTTCTGAAGCAGATATAAGTAAGATAAGAGAGGGGCAAGAGGCTGAGTTCACTGTAGATGCTTATCCCGGAAGGATTTTCATGGGAAGGGTATCACAGGTAAGGTTATCACCCGTAAGCGTTCAGAATGTAGTTACATATACAGTTATCATCCCTGTAGATAACACCCATATGCTCCTAAGACCCGGTATGACGGCCAACGTATCCTTCCTTGTAGCTAAAAGGAGAAATGTCCTTAGAGTTCCAAACGTAGCCCTCAGGATAAGGATAGGAGGTGAGAGACAAAAAGGTGCAGGTGTATGGGTTCTCAGAGACAATAGACCGGTTAGAGTTCCTATAAAGACGGGTATAAGCGACGGCACATATACGGAGGTAGTTTCTGGAGACTTGAAGGAAGGTGATGAAGTTATAGTAGGTTTAAGGGAAGAAAAGAGAGGCACAACCGCTCCGAGGTTCTTCTGA
- the atpA gene encoding F0F1 ATP synthase subunit alpha: MATLTYEEALQLLKEHIKGFEATAKMEEIGVVYYVGDSVARAYGLDNVMANELVEFESGVMGLAFNLEEDNVGIIILGSESGIKEGSIVRRTGRILDAPVGDGLIGRVIDPLGNPLDGKGPIKYEYRSPVEKIAPGVVKRKSVHEPLQTGIKAIDAMIPIGRGQRELIIGDRSTGRTTICIDTILNQKDTDVYCIYVAVGQKRSTTARIIELLERSGAMEYTCVVVASATDPASLQYLAPFVGCTIGEYFRDSGRHALVVYDDLSKHAEAYRQLSLLMRRPPGREAYPGDVFYLHSRLLERAAKLNDELGAGSLTALPIIETKAGDVAAYIPTNVISITDGQIYLEPDLFNKGVRPAINVGLSVSRVGGAAQIKAMKQVAGTLRLDLAQFRELEAFVQFAAELDKATQQTINRGLRLVELLKQEPYSPIPVEKQIVAIYAGTNGYLDDMPVESVRKFEKELYAYMEKERSDVLKEIKEKKALDDDLKRKIEEAIKDFKSKFIP; encoded by the coding sequence ATGGCAACACTTACCTATGAGGAAGCTCTGCAGCTCCTTAAGGAACACATAAAAGGTTTTGAAGCCACCGCAAAGATGGAAGAGATAGGTGTGGTTTATTATGTGGGAGATAGTGTTGCAAGGGCATATGGGCTTGATAACGTTATGGCAAACGAACTGGTGGAGTTTGAAAGTGGAGTTATGGGTCTTGCCTTCAATCTTGAAGAGGACAATGTGGGTATAATAATTCTTGGAAGTGAAAGCGGGATTAAGGAAGGTTCCATAGTTAGGAGGACAGGAAGGATACTTGACGCTCCTGTGGGAGACGGACTCATAGGGAGGGTTATAGATCCTCTTGGAAATCCACTCGATGGGAAAGGTCCTATAAAGTACGAATACAGATCACCAGTTGAAAAGATAGCACCGGGTGTTGTAAAGAGAAAATCTGTTCATGAACCTCTACAGACAGGTATAAAAGCTATTGACGCCATGATACCCATCGGTAGGGGACAGCGTGAGCTTATCATAGGGGACAGATCCACTGGAAGAACTACCATATGCATAGATACCATACTCAACCAAAAGGATACGGATGTTTATTGCATATACGTGGCCGTAGGTCAGAAGCGTTCAACCACTGCAAGAATAATAGAGCTTTTAGAGCGTAGTGGTGCAATGGAATACACATGCGTAGTGGTAGCTTCCGCCACAGATCCCGCATCCTTACAGTACCTTGCACCTTTTGTAGGATGTACCATAGGTGAGTACTTCAGGGACAGTGGGAGGCACGCTCTGGTTGTATACGATGATCTTTCAAAGCATGCGGAAGCATACAGACAGTTGTCACTACTTATGAGAAGACCACCTGGAAGGGAAGCTTACCCGGGTGATGTCTTTTACCTTCATTCGAGACTTCTTGAAAGGGCTGCAAAACTTAACGATGAACTCGGCGCAGGTTCCCTAACTGCTCTTCCTATAATAGAGACAAAGGCGGGCGACGTAGCCGCATACATACCCACTAATGTCATATCCATAACCGACGGGCAGATATATTTGGAACCCGACCTTTTTAACAAAGGGGTAAGACCAGCCATAAACGTAGGTTTGTCTGTCTCTCGTGTTGGTGGTGCAGCTCAGATAAAAGCCATGAAGCAGGTTGCAGGCACCCTAAGGCTTGATCTTGCCCAATTTAGAGAGCTGGAAGCCTTCGTTCAATTTGCCGCTGAACTGGACAAGGCGACTCAGCAAACCATAAACAGAGGGCTCAGGCTTGTGGAACTTCTCAAACAGGAGCCTTACAGCCCTATACCTGTTGAAAAGCAAATAGTTGCCATATACGCTGGAACTAATGGATATCTTGATGATATGCCGGTAGAGTCTGTAAGGAAGTTTGAAAAAGAACTTTACGCTTACATGGAGAAGGAGAGATCCGATGTCCTAAAGGAGATAAAAGAAAAGAAAGCGCTTGACGACGATCTAAAGAGAAAGATAGAGGAAGCTATCAAAGATTTCAAGTCCAAGTTTATACCTTGA
- a CDS encoding acyl-CoA dehydratase activase-related protein: protein MLKILKRKIRSLGKDRTGIKVGIPKFLNVWGTHQFWIGFFSSLGLRVVFSSDTSEEQYRTFGKGRITMDSCFPVKALAGHIGELLAKNVDIIFTPMIYSLPSFLRGHVLDTLSCTRVMMAPENIKAGFLRERDEFKERGVKYISPFVTFGEPELLPKQLYESLKQVIDVSYQEVRDAVINGLKALEDFDAYMRSKSLDIVKWCVKENRPAILVLARPYHMDTGIGHEIDGEFQTYGYPVLWYNYLPINDWLLDWLFGHDIKAGIIKSPFDISDVWTSSYSSNTNEIIWASKFASRFPWITGVIRLSSYECGMDQPTYTPVQKIVESRGTLFFKFGELDETKPAGSIKIRVETIVHYLEKYSQDIIKRKLRSLPPLPKELS from the coding sequence ATGCTGAAAATACTCAAAAGAAAAATCAGATCGCTTGGCAAGGATAGAACCGGCATTAAGGTGGGTATCCCAAAGTTTTTGAACGTGTGGGGTACGCATCAATTTTGGATTGGTTTCTTTAGCTCCCTTGGGCTAAGGGTAGTTTTCAGCTCGGACACATCCGAAGAACAGTACCGCACCTTTGGAAAGGGAAGGATAACTATGGATTCCTGCTTTCCGGTAAAAGCCCTTGCTGGGCATATAGGCGAACTGCTTGCAAAAAACGTGGATATAATCTTTACCCCGATGATATACTCTTTACCTTCCTTTTTGAGAGGTCATGTACTTGACACTCTTAGCTGTACGAGAGTTATGATGGCTCCCGAGAATATAAAGGCGGGCTTTTTGAGGGAAAGGGATGAATTTAAAGAGAGGGGTGTTAAGTATATCTCACCTTTTGTGACCTTTGGTGAACCGGAACTGCTCCCTAAGCAACTTTACGAATCCTTAAAACAAGTTATTGATGTGTCTTACCAAGAGGTACGGGATGCTGTGATAAACGGGCTAAAGGCTTTAGAGGATTTTGACGCTTACATGAGGAGTAAGAGCTTAGACATTGTAAAGTGGTGCGTTAAAGAAAATAGACCAGCTATTTTGGTGCTTGCGAGACCTTATCATATGGATACAGGTATAGGACACGAGATAGATGGGGAGTTTCAAACTTACGGATATCCAGTTTTGTGGTACAATTATCTTCCTATAAATGACTGGCTTTTGGATTGGCTTTTTGGTCATGATATAAAAGCAGGAATCATAAAAAGCCCTTTCGATATCTCCGATGTTTGGACATCCTCCTACAGCTCAAATACCAACGAGATAATATGGGCTTCCAAGTTTGCGAGCAGATTCCCATGGATAACTGGGGTCATAAGGCTTTCTTCTTATGAGTGTGGCATGGATCAACCAACATATACACCTGTGCAAAAGATAGTTGAAAGTAGGGGAACGCTCTTTTTTAAGTTCGGAGAACTTGATGAAACAAAACCTGCAGGAAGTATAAAAATAAGAGTTGAGACCATTGTTCATTATCTGGAGAAATACTCACAGGATATAATAAAAAGGAAGCTAAGAAGCTTGCCACCACTACCTAAGGAGCTTTCTTGA
- a CDS encoding AAA family ATPase, whose protein sequence is MLVRIRLEDFLLIKQQEVEFENGLNVLTGESGTGKSLTVSSLLFLMGNQHNYPEGTAVEAEFIKDDEQIIVRREIKKGKSRYYLNGIGSVQKVVRDIVSNMVLLQGQNDRLKILRKDFQRDVYDRFADVLHIRKEYEKLYVKLEDLKEKIAKWNERQRERAIRLQILREELKDIESVGLSSEDYDRLRDRLIILNHMEKINALIERALAHLNVEGGLMDRILDVKKALSQLCEYDRSAEPLLKSAEGISDELRYLRDQLSSRLLEVDAEEINRLNEKIYAVQKLERRYGMKYAEVLDYAKSLRSQIESFTKEEESREFLEEEIISLREELSKLGERLSQGRFSAKEIFEKKVLETLKDIGLERASFRVKLSEEEGRYGKEKVEFLFSSYGRDDEPLDSVVSGGEISRIALALFLLLPTSETYILDEIDTGISGETSLKLARLLRRLSENMQIVVISHSPAIASAAHRHILTRKEFIGSTAFIRIEELKGEERVKEIARLMGVVSDKTVEGAKDLIREVCGV, encoded by the coding sequence ATGTTGGTCAGAATACGTTTAGAAGATTTTCTACTCATAAAACAGCAGGAAGTGGAATTTGAAAATGGACTGAATGTTCTTACAGGAGAGTCAGGTACGGGAAAATCTCTAACAGTTTCTTCCCTTCTTTTTCTTATGGGCAATCAGCACAACTATCCTGAAGGCACAGCGGTTGAGGCTGAATTTATAAAGGATGATGAGCAGATAATCGTGAGAAGGGAAATAAAGAAGGGTAAAAGCAGGTATTATCTGAATGGTATTGGGAGCGTCCAGAAGGTTGTAAGGGATATAGTCTCTAACATGGTGTTACTTCAAGGGCAAAATGACAGATTGAAAATACTCAGAAAAGACTTTCAGAGGGATGTTTACGATAGGTTTGCTGATGTGCTTCATATAAGAAAAGAGTATGAAAAACTCTATGTGAAGCTCGAAGATCTAAAAGAAAAGATCGCAAAGTGGAACGAAAGGCAAAGGGAAAGAGCTATAAGGCTTCAAATACTCCGTGAAGAGCTAAAAGACATAGAGAGTGTAGGGTTAAGTAGCGAAGATTACGATAGGCTAAGGGATAGACTTATCATACTCAATCATATGGAAAAGATAAATGCTCTCATAGAGCGCGCTCTTGCTCACCTGAATGTGGAAGGTGGTCTTATGGACAGGATCCTTGACGTTAAGAAGGCTTTATCTCAACTTTGTGAGTATGACAGATCGGCTGAACCGCTCTTGAAAAGTGCGGAGGGTATATCAGATGAGTTAAGGTATTTAAGAGATCAACTTAGTTCCCGATTGCTTGAGGTGGATGCGGAAGAGATAAACAGGTTAAACGAAAAGATTTATGCGGTGCAAAAGCTTGAGAGACGGTACGGTATGAAGTACGCTGAGGTGCTTGATTACGCAAAAAGTCTTAGATCCCAGATAGAAAGTTTTACCAAGGAGGAGGAAAGCAGAGAATTTTTGGAGGAGGAAATAATAAGCTTGAGGGAAGAGCTGTCCAAGTTAGGGGAGAGACTCTCTCAAGGTAGATTTTCGGCGAAGGAAATCTTTGAAAAGAAGGTTCTTGAAACTCTCAAAGATATAGGATTAGAGAGGGCATCTTTTAGGGTAAAACTTTCGGAGGAAGAAGGTAGATACGGAAAGGAAAAGGTGGAGTTTCTCTTTTCGTCTTATGGCAGGGATGATGAACCTTTAGATAGTGTAGTTTCCGGAGGTGAGATATCCAGAATAGCTCTGGCTCTGTTTTTGCTTCTTCCAACGTCAGAAACATACATACTTGATGAAATTGATACAGGTATAAGCGGTGAAACATCCCTCAAGCTTGCCAGACTTTTGAGGCGACTATCGGAAAACATGCAGATAGTGGTAATAAGCCACTCTCCAGCAATTGCGAGTGCAGCACACAGACACATACTTACAAGAAAGGAGTTCATAGGTAGTACAGCTTTTATCAGGATAGAAGAACTAAAAGGTGAGGAGAGGGTGAAAGAGATAGCGAGACTAATGGGTGTAGTTTCAGACAAAACAGTAGAAGGTGCAAAGGATCTCATAAGGGAGGTTTGCGGTGTTTGA
- a CDS encoding DUF72 domain-containing protein — MKVYVGCSGFSYEEWRGVFYPHDLRREEFIIYYSRFFNVLELNFSFYSFPSKGTVKSFLSRSKYLRFSLKAHRIFTHIRHYKSEDVKKILFSIEPVLEEDRFIAMLFQFPESFHRTQENLEYIRKLSEDFRDIEKVVEVRSKSFKSADFYRFLEENGFSLVNSDAPKESKFLVGPWVSIGNINYVRLHGRDPQKPYDYLYSLEELKKLKDRIRKLGYKDTYIFFNNTAKAQAVYNALQMKMLFGIKVEIPKSLQGSLRDKEWE, encoded by the coding sequence TTGAAGGTATATGTAGGGTGTAGCGGTTTCTCTTACGAGGAATGGAGGGGAGTTTTTTATCCCCACGATTTAAGAAGAGAAGAGTTTATAATTTATTACTCAAGATTTTTCAACGTTCTTGAGCTTAACTTCTCCTTTTACTCTTTTCCCAGTAAAGGCACTGTGAAAAGTTTTCTTTCAAGGAGCAAATACCTAAGATTTTCCTTGAAAGCTCATAGGATATTTACCCACATTAGACATTACAAAAGTGAAGATGTCAAAAAAATCCTTTTCAGTATAGAGCCAGTACTTGAAGAAGATAGATTCATAGCAATGCTTTTTCAGTTTCCCGAAAGTTTTCACCGCACGCAAGAAAACCTTGAATACATTAGAAAACTCTCAGAAGACTTTAGAGATATTGAAAAAGTTGTTGAAGTTAGGAGTAAGAGCTTTAAAAGTGCGGACTTTTACAGATTCCTTGAAGAAAACGGTTTTTCCTTAGTAAACAGCGATGCACCTAAGGAAAGTAAGTTTCTTGTGGGACCCTGGGTATCCATAGGTAACATAAATTACGTGAGGCTTCACGGAAGAGATCCGCAAAAACCTTACGATTACCTTTACTCCCTTGAAGAGCTTAAAAAACTCAAAGACAGGATAAGAAAGCTCGGATATAAAGATACTTACATATTTTTTAATAACACCGCAAAAGCTCAAGCTGTTTATAACGCCCTTCAGATGAAAATGCTCTTCGGCATAAAAGTTGAGATCCCTAAGAGCTTGCAAGGTTCTTTAAGAGATAAGGAGTGGGAATAA
- a CDS encoding ABC transporter ATP-binding protein, whose amino-acid sequence MALIELRDVKKSYKLDSIEIPVLKGISMIVEKGEVVALVGPSGSGKSTLMNIIGCLDVPTSGEYILDNIPVQNMNSDQIAHIRNKKIGFVFQNFNLIARLTALENVELPMIYAGVGRKERKERAMELLNMVGLSDRSGHYPTQLSGGQQQRVAIARALANNPSIILADEPTGSLDTATGKSIMELLLSLNDKFGTTLIVVTHDPTVASYCRRTVKIKDGLLVE is encoded by the coding sequence ATGGCTCTCATAGAGCTAAGGGATGTCAAAAAAAGCTACAAGTTAGACAGCATAGAAATTCCAGTATTGAAGGGTATAAGTATGATCGTTGAGAAAGGGGAGGTAGTGGCTCTTGTTGGTCCATCAGGTTCTGGAAAGTCTACACTTATGAATATAATCGGCTGTCTTGATGTCCCCACTTCGGGAGAGTATATACTGGATAATATCCCCGTTCAAAATATGAACAGTGATCAGATAGCGCACATAAGGAATAAGAAGATAGGTTTCGTTTTCCAAAACTTTAATTTGATAGCAAGACTTACCGCTCTTGAAAATGTGGAACTTCCTATGATATACGCAGGTGTGGGTAGGAAGGAGAGAAAGGAAAGAGCCATGGAGCTTTTAAATATGGTAGGTCTATCAGATAGAAGCGGTCATTATCCCACACAGCTATCTGGCGGACAGCAACAAAGGGTTGCGATAGCAAGGGCGTTGGCTAACAACCCTTCTATAATACTCGCAGACGAGCCAACGGGAAGTTTGGATACCGCAACAGGCAAAAGCATAATGGAACTACTTTTGTCTTTAAACGATAAATTTGGAACTACTCTTATAGTAGTCACCCACGACCCTACAGTAGCTTCCTACTGTAGACGCACAGTAAAAATAAAAGATGGTCTTTTGGTGGAGTGA
- the fabF gene encoding beta-ketoacyl-ACP synthase II, with product MRRVVVTGLGVVSPIGTGVEKFWKNLTEGVSGVDIIKRFDPIELGLSVHIAAEVKDFNPEDYFDKKDLQRVSDFIKYAVAASEEAIKDSGLRESKFDPYRVGVIIGTGIGGLRDIEEQQKILAEKGPRRVSPFFIPYGISNMAAGLVAIRYGFKGPNYCVVSACATGNHSIGDAMRLIQKGDIDIAIAGGCESAITPLGIAGFASMKALSTRNHEPQKASRPFDMERDGFVMGEGAGVLVLEEYEYAKARGAKIYAEIVGYSATDDAYHITAPCADGEGAYMCMKLALEDAKIKPDEVDYINAHGTSTPLNDRAETLAIKNLFGEHAYKLKISSNKSMIGHLLGAAGAVEAVATVKTIQTGVIPPTINLEKPDPECDLDYTPNKAVRKEINVALSNSFGFGGTNACLVFRRV from the coding sequence ATGCGCAGAGTTGTGGTAACAGGATTGGGTGTGGTTTCACCTATAGGTACAGGTGTTGAAAAATTTTGGAAAAATCTAACAGAAGGTGTGAGCGGTGTTGACATCATAAAGAGGTTTGATCCCATAGAGCTGGGGCTTTCTGTTCATATAGCTGCTGAAGTAAAAGACTTTAATCCAGAAGATTATTTTGATAAAAAAGACCTACAGAGGGTATCTGACTTTATAAAGTATGCAGTAGCAGCTTCTGAGGAAGCTATAAAAGACAGTGGTCTTAGAGAAAGCAAGTTTGATCCCTATAGGGTGGGAGTCATAATCGGCACAGGCATAGGAGGTCTAAGGGACATAGAGGAACAACAGAAGATCCTTGCCGAAAAAGGTCCCAGAAGAGTTTCTCCCTTTTTTATACCTTACGGTATATCCAATATGGCAGCGGGACTTGTTGCTATAAGGTACGGTTTTAAAGGTCCCAATTACTGTGTCGTGTCTGCTTGTGCTACGGGTAATCACTCCATAGGAGATGCCATGAGACTGATCCAAAAAGGAGATATAGATATAGCCATTGCGGGAGGGTGTGAAAGCGCCATCACACCGCTGGGTATAGCGGGTTTTGCCTCTATGAAAGCTCTTTCAACCAGGAATCATGAGCCACAAAAGGCATCAAGACCCTTTGATATGGAAAGGGACGGTTTTGTGATGGGGGAAGGTGCGGGTGTGCTTGTATTAGAAGAGTATGAGTATGCCAAGGCAAGAGGAGCAAAAATTTATGCTGAGATCGTAGGATATTCAGCAACGGATGACGCCTATCACATAACCGCTCCGTGTGCGGATGGGGAAGGAGCGTATATGTGTATGAAATTGGCTCTTGAAGATGCTAAAATAAAACCTGATGAGGTAGATTACATAAACGCTCACGGTACATCCACACCTCTCAACGATAGAGCCGAGACCTTAGCCATAAAAAATCTGTTTGGTGAGCATGCTTATAAACTCAAAATAAGTTCCAACAAATCTATGATAGGACACCTTCTGGGTGCGGCGGGTGCTGTTGAAGCTGTGGCAACAGTGAAGACCATACAGACAGGAGTGATCCCACCTACCATAAATCTTGAAAAGCCAGATCCCGAATGCGACCTTGACTATACACCAAACAAAGCGGTTCGTAAAGAAATCAATGTTGCCTTATCCAACTCCTTCGGCTTTGGTGGAACAAATGCCTGCCTCGTATTCAGAAGAGTATAA
- the rnc gene encoding ribonuclease III, protein MPASYSEEYKDLEERLGYTFRDKKLLEQALTHKSYAIEKGVKSYETLEFLGDALVNLFVVDILVCEFPQAKEGELAPMKAFFVSEEFLHQLAHDLELERYLLVGGKKGKFKVNVSILGDAFESLWGAIYMDTGRDTNLTRTLFENLYRERIVTMAKSSDYRKDYKTILQEITQKRWKERPTYRVISVSGPQHGKVFEVECSVKGVRAVAVGNSKKEAEQLSAKRVLELLQEL, encoded by the coding sequence ATGCCTGCCTCGTATTCAGAAGAGTATAAAGACTTAGAGGAGAGACTCGGATACACGTTCAGGGATAAAAAACTCTTAGAGCAGGCTCTTACTCATAAGTCTTATGCGATAGAAAAAGGTGTGAAGAGTTACGAAACCCTTGAGTTTTTAGGTGACGCTCTGGTAAACCTCTTTGTAGTTGACATACTCGTGTGCGAATTTCCACAAGCGAAGGAGGGAGAACTCGCACCTATGAAAGCCTTCTTTGTCAGCGAAGAATTTCTGCATCAGCTTGCACATGATCTTGAGCTTGAAAGATACTTACTCGTAGGTGGCAAAAAGGGAAAGTTTAAAGTAAATGTATCCATATTGGGAGATGCTTTTGAATCCTTATGGGGAGCTATCTATATGGATACAGGTAGGGATACGAATCTGACCAGAACGCTCTTTGAAAACCTCTATAGAGAAAGAATAGTCACTATGGCAAAGTCTTCTGACTATAGGAAGGATTACAAAACTATACTTCAAGAAATAACCCAGAAAAGGTGGAAAGAACGCCCTACTTATAGGGTGATTTCTGTGAGTGGTCCTCAGCACGGTAAGGTTTTTGAAGTGGAGTGTTCAGTAAAGGGAGTAAGAGCTGTTGCTGTAGGGAACAGTAAAAAGGAAGCTGAACAACTTTCAGCAAAGAGAGTCCTTGAACTTCTTCAAGAACTTTGA